One Bacteroidota bacterium DNA window includes the following coding sequences:
- a CDS encoding SagB/ThcOx family dehydrogenase, with the protein MKKLLIAMMLFVFIFSVNAQDFKKVELPAPRKDGGKQLLKALNDRKTNRSFKEDKLPLQLLSDLLWAAFGVNRPDNGKRTAPSAMNNQEIDLYVCLSEGVYIYNAEKNTLDPVFAGDVREKMGKQDFVGVAPVVIVYVADYSRMGVVMTKDQKAFYSAVDTGLISENVYLFCSSEDLATVVLGYIDRDKMAEILKLKGNQKVQLTQPVGYPE; encoded by the coding sequence ATGAAGAAATTACTGATTGCCATGATGCTGTTTGTCTTTATATTCAGTGTAAACGCACAGGATTTTAAGAAAGTTGAACTTCCTGCACCCCGGAAAGATGGCGGAAAACAGTTGCTTAAAGCGCTAAACGACCGTAAAACGAATCGCTCTTTCAAAGAAGATAAACTTCCGCTGCAGCTATTGTCTGACCTGCTGTGGGCAGCTTTCGGCGTAAACAGACCTGACAACGGTAAGCGCACGGCACCATCGGCCATGAACAATCAGGAAATTGACCTTTATGTGTGCCTTTCAGAAGGTGTGTATATTTATAATGCAGAGAAAAACACGCTGGATCCAGTATTTGCGGGAGATGTTCGTGAAAAAATGGGGAAGCAGGATTTTGTAGGTGTTGCGCCTGTTGTGATTGTATATGTAGCCGACTATTCCAGAATGGGCGTTGTAATGACCAAAGACCAGAAGGCATTTTATTCGGCTGTTGATACAGGATTGATCAGCGAAAATGTTTATCTGTTCTGCAGTTCAGAAGATCTGGCTACGGTAGTGCTTGGATACATTGACCGTGATAAAATGGCAGAGATACTCAAATTGAAGGGCAATCAAAAAGTGCAGCTTACGCAGCCGGTCGGTTAT